Proteins found in one Anopheles aquasalis chromosome 3, idAnoAquaMG_Q_19, whole genome shotgun sequence genomic segment:
- the LOC126575763 gene encoding chymotrypsinogen B-like: MMMNVCWRVSQGLIARKMLVMRALVLFFTINSAVAQRCGQVQVLKQGLIFGGATSSPGMWPWHVAIFHRESLRSTSYKCGGTIINKDTVLTAHHCVVENQRPIAANRLIVRAGVFDLDVRGPTLQEARVFDIISPEGASALYFTDDITILRMQNQFIYDDYVQPVCMRAMDQDIHQLVGTFGTVVGWGWTEQDATSATLREAHIPVVSADDCLRSNRDLFSQVLTTKVYCAGSRNGTSSCNGDSGGGMFFKMNGFWYLRGVTSFSAVDQKNSGICDSSSYVGYTDVAKYLDWLRKNDVRFEDPLQSSNDLSFGSTANTTLIRLTVDPKLKAYLEQYKGNILLRVQLNGKSINSLFH; this comes from the exons atgatgatgaacgtcTGTTGGCGAGTGTCGCAGGGATTAATTGCAAGAAAAATGCTGGTGATGAGAGCGCTTGTTCTGTTTTTCACGATCAACTCTGCTGTGGCTCAACGGTGCGGCCAAGTGCAAGTGCTGAAGCAAGGTCTCATCTTTGGTGGTGCTACATCATCACCCGGAATGTGGCCTTGGCATGTGGCTATTTTTCATCGTGAATCTCTGCGAAGTACCTCCTACAAGTGTGGTGGTACCATCATTAACAAGGACACGGTGCTGACGG CTCATCATTGCGTGGTAGAGAATCAACGACCGATCGCCGCAAATCGATTGATCGTACGAGCCGGTGTGTTCGATCTGGACGTTCGTGGTCCCACACTGCAAGAAGCTCGAGTGTTTGACATCATCTCACCCGAGGGCGCTAGTGCTCTGTACTTCACTGATGATATCACTATCCTGCGCATGCAGAACCAATTCATCTACGATGATTATGTGCAACCCGTGTGCATGCGTGCCATGGACCAGGATATTCACCAATTGGTCGGGACATTTGGAACGGTCGTTGGATGGGGCTGGACGGAACAGGATGCAACATCGGCTACATTGCGCGAGGCACACATACCGGTGGTCAGTGCTGACGATTGTCTGCGCAGCAATCGGGATCTGTTTAGCCAAGTGCTCACTACGAAGGTGTACTGCGCCGGTAGCCGAAATGGTACATCGAGCTGCAACGGTGAtagcggtggtggtatgtTCTTCAAAATGAACGGCTTCTGGTATCTGCGGGGAGTGACCTCGTTCTCGGCGGTGGATCAAAAGAACAGCGGCATCTGTGACTCGAGCAGCTACGTCGGATACACGGATGTGGCTAAATATTTGGATTGGTTGCGAAAGAATGATGTGCGATTCGAGGATCCTCTGCAAAGCTCCAACGATTTGAGTTTTGGCTCGACAGCGAATACGACACTGATTCGGCTGACCGTGGATCCGAAGTTGAAAGCGTATCTTGAACAATATAAAGGCAACATACTTTTAAGGGTTCAGCTCAACGGCAAGAGCATTAATAGTTTATTCCATTGA
- the LOC126577146 gene encoding uncharacterized protein LOC126577146, producing the protein MMKRSLSVWIVAAILLIRPSESVTSFTNPFDAIAGCLQYDHVPGYNETLEYFATSSFRNVGRTHNSRYYRIGILGSNDGHIRFGRSAYPFDETVIELVISGWSNTQSVARRQTRRRNQSFDNVLLKEASTPRLLSRYRPLVFRMEVFDNGRVQLTKDGERRPFFEYSDSQHAIPADYIGFSRWDADLIYFYDCPLKEDSSGSVDSSVLLRCSLA; encoded by the exons ATGATGAAACGATCGTTATCTGTTTGGATCGTAGCGGCCATCCTGTTGATTCGACCCAGCGAATCAGTTACATCTTTCACGAACCCATTTGACG CGATCGCAGGATGTCTGCAGTATGATCATGTGCCCGGCTATAACGAGACGCTGGAGTACTTTGCAACGAGCAGCTTTCGCAACGTGGGTCGAACACACAACTCTCGCTATTACCGCATCGGTATCCTTGGATCGAACGATGGTCACATCCGTTTCGGTCGATCGGCCTATCCTTTCGATGAAACCGTGATCGAGCTAGTGATCAGTGGTTGGTCCAACACGCAGAGTGTCGCTCGTCGCCAAACTCGTCGCAGGAATCAATCGTTCGACAATGTGCTGCTCAAGGAAGCGTCCACACCGCGGTTGTTATCTCGCTACCGGCCACTCGTGTTCCGGATGGAAGTGTTCGATAATGGTCGAGTTCAACTGACGAAAGATGGCGAACGTCGACCGTTTTTCGAATACAGCGACAGCCAGCATGCCATTCCGGCGGATTACATTGGTTTCAGCCGGTGGGATGCCGATTTGATTTACTTCTACGACTGTCCCCTGAAGGAAGATTCATCCGGTTCCGTCGACAGCAGTGTACTGCTGCGCTGCAGTCTTGCATGA
- the LOC126577147 gene encoding uncharacterized protein LOC126577147, with amino-acid sequence MQSVALILFLIPLSSHLLDAQAVHNNPFDAIRGCKQYAHVADYNGQIEYVSTNTLQNVAHNNKSRIFKIGIVGTNDGIFRYGESRFPYGRDVIEIVISGWANT; translated from the exons ATGCAGTCGGTTGCATTGATTTTGTTCCTGATCCCGCTGAGTTCTCATCTGCTGGACGCGCAGGCGGTTCATAATAATCCATTTGATG CTATCAGAGGCTGTAAGCAGTATGCTCATGTAGCTGATtacaatgggcagatcgaatACGTTTCAACCAACACTCTGCAAAATGTGGCCCATAACAACAAATCGAGGATCTTTAAGATCGGCATTGTTGGGACGAATGATGGAATTTTTCGCTACGGAGAATCCAGATTCCCATATGGCAGGGATGTGATCGAAATAG TTATATCAGGCTGGGCAAACACCTAA
- the LOC126575403 gene encoding uncharacterized protein LOC126575403, with amino-acid sequence MATDSDDDPPYRSEMKFLDLPDCMIEQILEFLPYDEIAKKRIVCRTMDRICQSLLNRGFNKMVRRHNQHLKTIKSQLPRRESERRNHPLAKHSDILTCIETRISMLSMTYAKYIDKDLCCFIPGKVIDEVLTILRLIENTTRPLRAHEILQELRDISSMAIEHFDENIAHRLKKYVDVPFPHHHHHPVASIQGPSTNPFPSAVLLHNDVFIPCDIIPNLPPSTATTQPVPRQLPSSSNTVNARVSNHGFYRPTCAAGRFNHSLLTRMDKKAQRMRNDITNINRTLANYRVETRSMRLMLKRMLTEMKELRRRLEESETKNRELLANIHQISFGAPSAATAAAAAVVSPPATIKQCSLKARQSAILKRALPVSETEPHTQGPVPSVPLSLGTPTTVNVESSPEAVAMGGTTAKKAKLSD; translated from the exons ATGGCTACTGATTCGGACGATGATCCGCCGTATCGTTCGGAGATGAAGTTCCTCGACCTTCCCGATTGTATGATAGAACAAATCCTGGAGTTTCTACCCTACGACGAAATTGCCAAGAAACGCATC GTTTGCCGAACAATGGATCGTATCTGCCAGTCGCTGCTGAACCGTGGTTTCAACAAAATGGTGCGACGACACAACCAGCATCTGAAAACGATCAAGTCGCAGCTACCCAGAAGGGAATCGGAACGGCGGAACCATCCTCTGGCCAAGCACTCGGATATACTCACCTGTATCGAGACGCGCATCTCGATGCTGTCCATGACGTACGCGAAGTATATCGACAAGGATCTGTGCTGTTTTATCCCAGGCAAGGTGATCGACGAGGTGCTGACCATACTGCGGCTGATTGAGAACACTACGCGGCCACTGCGTGCTCACGAAATTCTACAGGAGCTGCGGGACATCTCGTCAATGGCAATTGAACACTTTGACGAGAATATTGCGCATCGGTTAAAGAAGTACGTCGACGTGCCcttccctcatcatcatcaccatccggtgGCGAGCATACAAGGCCCAAGCACAAATCCCTTTCCATCCGCCGTACTGCTGCACAACGATGTGTTCATCCCGTGCGATATCATACCGAATCTGCCACCAAGCACGGCGACCACGCAACCCGTTCCGCGACAATTGCCATCTTCGTCGAACACAGTAAATGCAAGAGTAAGCAATCACGGCTTTTATCGACCCACATGTGCTGCCGGCCGTTTCAACCATTCGTTGCTCACGCGGATGGATAAGAAGGCGCAGAGAATGCGGAACGATATTACCAACATTAACCGTACGTTGGCCAACTACAGAGTAGAGACACGCAGCATGCGGCTCATGTTGAAAAGAATGCTCACCGAGATGAAGGAACTGCGGCGACGGTTGGAAGAATCGGAAACGAAAAACCGGGAGCTACTGGCCAACATTCACCAAATTAGCTTCGGTGCACCGTCggctgcaactgcagcagccgcggcGGTTGTCAGTCCACCAGCGACGATCAAACAATGCAGCTTAAAGGCTCGTCAGTCAGCTATCCTTAAACGAGCGTTACCCGTTTCAGAAACCGAACCCCACACACAGGGACCGGTACCATCTGTGCCATTGTCGTTGGGAACACCAACAACGGTTAATGTCGAGTCATCTCCGGAGGCTGTGGCAATGGGGGGAACCACCGCGAAAAAAGCCAAACTTAGTGATTAG
- the LOC126575415 gene encoding uncharacterized protein LOC126575415, with translation MIQLLDKVLSFINYWWFRYLMITELYMVESWERVTIHVFLFVIFLLQWYFNCKVVLPFTGSLFGIQPVEQQLAGVVRSHPN, from the exons ATGATTCAACTGCTGGACAAAGTGCTGAGTTTCATCAACTATTGGTGGTTCCGATACCTGATGATAACTGAACTGTACATGGTGGAAAGTTGGGAACGAGTCACGATTC ATGTGTTCCTGTTCGTCATCTTTCTGCTGCAGTGGTACTTCAACTGCAAGGTGGTCCTTCCTTTCACCGGAAGCTTGTTCGGCATACAACCTGTGGAGCAACAGCTGGCCGGAGTCGTCCGGAGCCACCCGAACTGA
- the LOC126575411 gene encoding probable prefoldin subunit 2, giving the protein MATQTESAPTASGKPKEKKSQEEIYTEFQQLRNQQRNLVNNLHTIEMDLREHRTVIDTLKTVDADRKCFRLIGGVLVEQTVGAILPQLEDNRGQLEKLVDEGKEQISKKGIEINAYKDEHNISVRGQEAAPAAASSEKDAGDDKASGNRNVLVGNL; this is encoded by the exons ATGGCTACGCAAACAGAATCGGCCCCGACCGCTAGCGGCAaaccgaaggagaagaagagccaGGAGGAAATCTACACCGAGTTCCAGCAGCTGCGGAATCAACAGCGCAATCTGGTCAATAATCTGCACACGATCGAGATGGATCTCAGGGAGCACAG AACCGTCATCGATACCCTAAAGACGGTGGATGCGGACCGAAAGTGCTTCCGGTTGATTGGgggtgtgctggtggagcaAACGGTCGGTGCGATTCTGCCACAGCTCGAGGACAACCGTGGTCAGCTGGAGAAGCTGGTCGATGAGGGCAAGGAGCAGATCAGCAAGAAGGGCATCGAGATCAATGCGTACAAGGATGAGCACAACATCTCGGTGCGCGGCCAAGAAGCGGCCCCGGCAGCGGCTTCCAGCGAAAAGGACGCCGGAGACGACAAGGCTTCCGGTAACAGAAACGTATTGGTGGGCAATTTATAG
- the LOC126575408 gene encoding B9 domain-containing protein 1, with translation MLELQLTSGESESYFHLTVTGQLESAHFPMGPDGDGLFCRYDIVAGPDWELMSGLSSAVTQSARTDSDYRTVVFNMPIEFTMKSTNPYGWPQIIFSLYGANMWNVETNRGYARVFCPLSGTDSERVLRAPLFIPKYANACSAVMSWITGVNPEMRDPKILSDGSKHKGLSSETYGELVVRLQTISRGSSRMALDWGQTMVDDKF, from the coding sequence ATGCTCGAGCTACAGCTAACTTccggtgaaagtgaaagctACTTCCATCTAACGGTCACGGGCCAACTGGAATCCGCGCACTTCCCGATGGgtcccgatggtgatggtctcTTCTGTCGTTACGACATCGTCGCTGGCCCGGACTGGGAGCTGATGTCGGGATTATCGTCGGCCGTGACGCAGAGTGCCCGTACCGATTCCGACTACCGCACGGTGGTGTTCAACATGCCGATTGAGTTTACGATGAAATCCACCAATCCCTACGGTTGGCCACAGATCATCTTCAGTCTCTATGGAGCTAATATGTGGAACGTGGAAACGAATCGAGGCTACGCTCGTGTGTTCTGTCCACTCAGTGGAACGGACTCGGAACGTGTGCTGCGTGCACCGCTCTTCATTCCTAAATATGCCAACGCATGCTCGGCCGTGATGAGCTGGATAACGGGCGTCAATCCTGAAATGCGTGACCCGAAGATACTATCCGATGGTTCCAAGCACAAAGGACTATCATCGGAGACGTACGGTGAACTGGTGGTGCGGTTGCAAACCATTTCCAGAGGCAGCTCCCGTATGGCTCTCGACTGGGGCCAGACCATGGTGGATGACAAATTCTAG
- the LOC126575416 gene encoding LOW QUALITY PROTEIN: molybdenum cofactor biosynthesis protein 1 (The sequence of the model RefSeq protein was modified relative to this genomic sequence to represent the inferred CDS: substituted 1 base at 1 genomic stop codon) yields the protein MMHRLVGTTFRREFAATDSSKLWGKIGPSSCRVHTAETAGPLSQKTDQTNDKNHPASQSDRKQTSNEVSSPLTDTFGRFHTYLRISLTERCNLRCKYCMPAEGVQLTQRDQLLTSEEVIRLANLFVAEGVRKIRLTGGEPTVRKDLPEIVSQLKAISALESVGITTNGLMLTRQLVGLQRAGLDALNISLDTLKVARYEQITRRKGWERVIAGIDLASQLGYRPKVNCVLMKGFNDDEICDFVELTKERNVDVRFIEYMPFTGNRWDTDKMVSFRATLEAIRARYPAFEALPNGPNDTSKAYRVPGYRGQLGFITSMTEHFCGSCNRLRITADGNLKVCLFGNTEVSLRDALRSGCSEDDLRCLISAAVKRKKKQHAGXSVSRGPCLLVRTHPSTFVQTHRTDSLAHGANSRRYYSSLSHVDEHTGRATMVDVDDKVSTKRVAKAQATVYVGPTIAALIENNELKKGDVLSISQMAAIVAAKKTSDLIPLCHNIPLSSIKVETSLNSSTNEVQILAKVKCDGKTGVEMEALTAVSIAALTVYDMCKAVSHEILIKNIMLVEKTGGKSEFYRKQFHHEPALESRTSARQAEELPIITRPYRTDPIVTNEPFVPMYI from the exons ATGATGCATCGTTTGGTGGGAACCACATTTCGCCGAGAATTCGCCGCGACAGATAGCTCCAAGCTGTGGGGGAAAATTGGGCCATCAAGCTGCCGAGTGCACACCGCGGAAACCGCGGGACCCTTATCACAAAAAACCGATCAAACGAATGATAAG AATCACCCCGCGAGTCAATCGGATCGGAAGCAAACGAGTAACGAGGTGTCCTCTCCCTTGACGGACACATTCGGTCGATTTCACACTTACCTGCGAATATCGCTAACGGAGCGGTGCAATCTACGGTGCAAGTACTGCATGCCAGCGGAAGGTGTGCAGCTAACGCAAAGAGATCAGCTACTTACGAGTGAAGAAGTGATCCGGCTGGCCAATCTGTTTGTGGCCGAAGGTGTACGAAAGATACGGTTAACCGGTGGTGAACCGACAGTGCGGAAGGATTTGCCCGAGATCGTGAGTCAGCTGAAGGCTATATCGGCCCTCGAGAGCGTTGGTATCACCACGAACGGACTCATGCTAACCCGGCAGCTAGTGGGCCTGCAACGGGCCGGGCTCGACGCCCTGAACATCAGCCTCGACACGCTGAAGGTGGCCCGGTACGAGCAGATCACTCGCCGGAAGGGCTGGGAACGTGTGATCGCTGGCATCGATCTTGCCAGTCAGCTCGGCTACCGGCCCAAGGTCAACTGTGTGCTAATGAAAG GTTTCAATGATGACGAGATATGTGACTTTGTGGAGCTGACGAAGGAGCGTAACGTGGATGTGCGCTTCATCGAGTACATGCCCTTTACCGGTAACCGGTGGGACACGGATAAAATGGTTTCGTTCCGAGCGACGCTCGAGGCAATCCGGGCTCGCTATCCGGCCTTCGAGGCCTTGCCGAACGGACCGAATGATACGTCCAAGGCGTACCGGGTGCCAGGTTACCGGGGCCAACTCGGATTCATCACCTCGATGACGGAACATTTCTGTGGCAGTTGCAACCGGCTGCGCATTACCGCCGACGGTAACTTGAAGGTGTGCCTGTTCGGCAACACCGAGGTGTCGTTACGTGATGCCTTGCGTAGCGGGTGCTCCGAGGATGACCTCCGGTGTCTCATATCGGCCGCCGtcaagcggaagaagaagcaacacgCAGGTTAGTCGGTATCACGGGGTCCGTGCCTCCTTGTACGGA CACATCCATCTACCTTTGTACAAACTCATCGCACCGACTCTCTGGCTCATGGGGCCAATTCGCGGCGCTACTACTCATCGCTAAGTCACGTGGACGAACATACCGGGCGCGCCACGATGGTCGACGTTGACGACAAGGTATCGACGAAGCGTGTCGCCAAGGCCCAGGCAACCGTCTACGTGGGTCCCACCATTGCCGCCCTCATCGAGAACAACGAGCTGAAAAAGGGTGACGTTCTGTCGATCTCCCAAATGGCCGCGATCGTAGCCGCCAAGAAGACGTCCGATTTGATACCGCTGTGCCACAATATTCCACTATCCTCGATCAAGGTAGAGACGAGTCTGAATAGCTCCACGAACGAGGTCCAAATCCTGGCCAAGGTCAAGTGCGACGGTAAGACGGGCGTCGAGATGGAGGCCCTGACGGCCGTTTCGATCGCCGCGCTCACCGTGTACGATATGTGTAAAGCGGTTTCACACGAGATCCTCATCAAGAACATCATGCTGGTGGAGAAGACGGGTGGCAAGAGCGAGTTCTACCGGAAACAGTTCCATCACGAGCCGGCACTCGAATCACGGACTTCCGCACGGCAGGCGGAAGAGCTACCGATTATCACGCGACCCTACCGAACGGATCCGATCGTCACGAATGAACCGTTCGTGCCAATGTACATCTAA